DNA from Parageobacillus thermoglucosidasius:
AGAATTGTATCCATTCCCGAAAGAGGAACTGCAAGCGATTTTAGTGCGCTATCCTAACATTAAGGAAATCGTATGGGTTCAAGAAGAACCGCAAAACATGGGAAGCTGGTGTTATGTCGAGCCGAAATTGCGTGAAATCGCTCCAGATGGGGTAGATGTAAGCTATATCGGAAGACGCAGACGGGCGAGCCCTGCAGAAGGCGATCCTGTCGTCCATCGAAAAGAACAAGAACGCATCATTCAATGTGCATTAACGAAAAAAGAACAATAATAGCAAGATCTAGGGAGGTCATTAACGTGGCTGAAGTCAAAGTTCCAGAATTAGCAGAATCCATTACAGAAGGGACCATCGCGCAATGGTTGAAAAAGCCTGGTGAGTATGTGGAAAAAGGTGAATCGATTTGCGAATTGGAAACAGATAAAGTCAATGTTGAAATTATGGCGGAAGAATCCGGAGTATTGCAACAAATTTTAGCAAGGGAAGGAGACACAGTCGCCGTAGGGCAAGCGATCGCTGTCATTGGCGAAGGGCAGGCTGCTCAGCCGGCTGCACAAGAAGCAGCAAGCAAAGCAACGCCAGAAGCAGCGCAAGAAGCGGCAGCGGTCAGCACGGAAGAAAAACAGGAACAGCCAGTCGCGGCTGGCACTCATCCGGCACAGCGCCCGGTTGCTTCGCCGGCAGCGCGCAAAATCGCAAGAGAAAAGGGCATTGATTTAACACAAGTCCCTACTGTTGATCCGTTAGGCCGTGTCCGCAAACAAGATGTGGAGTCATTTGCGCAACAACAATCAAGACCGCAAGCGGCGCCGGCAGCACCGGTTCCGCAGCCGCAGCAACCAGCTCCATCTGTAGCGAAACAAGATGACGGCAAGCCGGTTGTCCGCGAAAAAATGTCGCGCCGCCGCCAGACGATTGCCAAACGTTTATTGGAAGTAACGCAATCTACGGCGATGTTGACGACATTTAATGAAATCGATATGTCGGCGGTTATAGCATTGCGAAAACGGAAAAAAGAGAAATTTTTCGAAGAGCACGATGTGCGCCTCGGGTTTATGTCTTTCTTTGTAAAAGCGGCGGTAGCGGCATTGAAAAAATATCCTTACGTCAATGCGGAAATTCAAGGTGATGAAATTATCTTGAAAAAATATTACGATATTGGCGTCGCTGTTTCCACCGACGAAGGATTGGTTGTTCCGGTGGTGCGCGACTGCGATCGGAAAAACTTTGCTGAAATCGAAAGAGATATTGCTGAATTGGCTGAAAAAGCGCGCAACAATAAACTATCGCTAAGCGACTTGCAGGGCGGAACGTTTACGATAACAAACGGTGGAGTGTTTGGTTCGCTGTTTTCCACTCCGCTTCTTAATGGACCGCAAGTCGGCATTTTAGGAATGCATGCCATCAAGCTTCGTCCTGTGGCAATCGACGAAGAGCGAATCGAAAATCGTCCGATGATGTATGTCGCGTTATCATATGATCATCGAATTATTGATGGAAAAGAAGCGGTTGGCTTTTTGAAAACGATCAAAGACTTGATCGAAAATCCAGAAGATCTTCTTTTAGAAAGTTAAGAAAAAGGAGGCAGACTCCAAAAAACCGTCTCTTTGGAGTCTCCTCCTTTTTCCGATTAACGGATGCTAAAATGGAGCGCTCCGCTCGATGGTAACGGAACGTTGCCAAGAAGCGATAATATGTTTGTTAATGCGTTTTTCGATTGATGCGCTCGTGAAAACGGGAGAAGCAAGTTAACGGTGCACGAAAACGTGTTTCATGCAAATAGAGGATATGATCATTTTGTTCAATGCATGAGCTGCTTTTTTGTAATATTTGTAAAGAAGGAAAAGGGGAAAGCGTGACGAAATTATTTTAATAAAAACGTTTATGGTGGAGGAGGAAAAAGCTATGGAGTTGCGCTTATCAGGAAAAGCTGCGCTTGTCGTCGCATCCAGTCAAGGCCTTGGCAAAGCAATTGCCCGGCAGCTTGTGCTGGAAGGGGCGAATGTTATGATTACAAGCCGGAACGAAGAGAAACTGCAAGAGGTAGAACAAGAGTTGCGTGGTTTAAATAAAGGAAAAGTTGCCTACGTTCAAGCAGATATTACGAAGGCGGAAGATATTCGCCGCCTTGTGCAAAAAACGGTAGATACTTATGGAACAATTGATTTGTTGGTAAACAACGCTGGAGGGCCTCCTGCGGGAACGTTTGAAACGATCAGCGACGAAGACTGGTACTATGCGTTTGAGTTGAATTTGCTTAGCTATATCCGCATTATTCGCGAAGCGCTTCCGTATTTAAAGAAAAAAGGTGGGAAAATTGTCAACATCGCTTCTTCTTCCATTAAAGTGCCGATTCCGGGATTAATTTTATCTAATACATTCCGCACTGGCATCGTCGGTTTGACGAAAACACTGGCTGCCGAGTTTGCGCCGTACAACATTTTAGTTAATACCGTTGCACCAGGGCGAATTGCAACAGAAAGAGTCGCGTTTTTGGACAAAATTAATGCTGAAAAATTAGGAATTTCGCAGGAGGAAATGGAGGAGCGCATGAAAAGCGCGATTCCGCTTAACCGTTACGGTACGCCGGAGGAATTTGCCAACGCCGTTGTATTCCTTCTTTCAGAAGCTAACTCTTACATCACCGGTCAATCACTCATTGTTGACGGCGGAATGGTAAGAGCGATTTAATAAAGATGAACGTATTTTTCGCGTGCAGGCGCACAAGTTCATTGCGGATCTTTTTGCAAGTTTCGGCAGACAGGATTGGCGCCTTCTTTCCATGAACAAAACGTGGCATTGCCGGATCGACGAAAGGTTTTGCATTGCAGAATGAAGCGAAAAGAGGATGAAAAAGCAGCGCCGCAAAGCAAATATTTTGTGATGAATTCATCGTAGGGAGGGGGACAAGACGGTGAAAACAATCGGATTTATCGGTCTTGGCGTAATGGGGAAAAGCATGGCGCGCAATTTGCTAAAAGCTGGGTATCCGCTGCTTGTTAACACGCGGACGAAAGAAAAGGCGAACGATCTCATTGCCGAGGGAGCCGTTTGGAAAGAAACAGTCGCTCAGCTTGCGAAAGAGGCGGATGTTGTCATAACAATGGTTGGATATCCAAAAGATGTGGAAGAAGTGTATTTTGGAGAAGAAGGAATACTTGCGAATGTGAAAGAAGGTACATATGTGATCGACATGACCACATCAACTCCATCGCTCGCCGAAAAAATTTATAAAGCGGCGAAAGAACGGAATGTTTATGCGCTTGACGCCCCTGTTTCTGGCGGGGATATTGGCGCAAAAGAAGGAAAGTTGACGATTATGGTCGGCGGCGATGAAGAAGTCTTTTCTGCATGCAAGCCGATTTTGGAAAGATTGGGGACGAATATTGTCCACCAAGGAAAGGCTGGCGCTGGCCAGCACACGAAAATGTGCAATCAAATTGCGATCGCATCAAACATGATTGGTGTCTGTGAGGCACTTGCATACGCGAAACGTTCAGGATTGGATCCGTTAAAAGTGTTAGAAAGCATTTCGCAAGGCGCGGCAGGAAGCTGGTCATTGAGCAATTTGGCGCCTCGCATGCTCGCGGGAGATTTTCAACCAGGCTTTTATGTTAAACATTTTATTAAAGATATGAAAATCGCGTTGGAAGAAGCGGAAAAAATGAATTTGCAACTGCCGGGGCTTGCGCTTGCGAAATCGATGTATGAAGAACTGGCAAAAGCAGGAGAGGAAAATAGCGGCACGCAAGCTTTATACAAACGGTACATTCAAGAATAATTACAATGATGTATCCTTATTCAAAAAACTCGGAACACTGGAGTTTTCCAGTGTTCCTTTTCTTTTTGGGGCCAAATTTTCGCCATAAGGATTTTGCCAAAAACCGGCGGATGGCGGTCCGTGTTCATTGGGAAAAACGGTTTAAGCTTCCGGGCATTTTTTTCTTCTTACTATACAAATCCCTCGCTTGGTAAAAGCAGGGCATTTGTGTGCTTAGCAGCAATGCGTAGGGTACCCAGGGTCAACAACCACGTTTTTTGTAATAGGTCTGTAAATATGTCTCGGAACATTGACGATATTGTAGCGATTAATATTGACAACCGGATGAATATAAGGGACTACACGAGGAATGTAACGGTCTCGCACCACATATCTCGGTGGGCATATAATTGGTCTAGGACAAAACAAGGAAATCACCTCCAAGAGTATCTATAAACATTAAATGTATTGCCGGAATTTTTGAAACGGACAGATGTCACAAGTTATAAAAAAATAACATTGATTTCAAAAAGAGGCAATGAAAAACCCAATGATGTTCCTCCATAAAGAAGCCGAAGTAAGACCTCCGCTTCTTGGCCTCAGATTTTATCGCCATGTTAAAGCTTAAAATCGGTATACAAATAGTTTGTCATTTTTTATGTTATTTATCTTAAAATATTGAATATTTTTATAAATAGAGATATAGTAAAATAAAGTTGCATACTAACCGGTCAGTATAAAAAGGAGGGGGATATATGGATTTTTCTTATTCACCGAAAGTAAAAGAACTGTCAAAAAAATTAAGCGCTTTCATGGAAGAATACATTTACCCGAATGAAAAAGTGTACGAAGCGCAGCTTAATGCGCAAGAATCGCGGTGGTCCGCTATCCCGCCGATTATCGAAGAATTAAAAGCAAAAGCGAAAAAAGCAGGGTTATGGAACTTATTTTTGCCAGATAGTGAATATGGAGCAGGGCTGACCAATTTAGAGTATGCTCCGCTTTGCGAGATGATGGGGCGTTCCCTCATCGCGCCAGAAGTGTTTAATTGCAATGCCCCCGATACAGGAAATATGGAAGTGCTCGTTCGCTATGGAACGGAAGAACAAAAGAAGAAATGGTTGATCCCGTTGTTAAACGGGGAGATTCGCTCATGTTTTTCAATGACGGAACCGGATGTTGCGTCAAGCGATGCGACGAACATCCGTGCGAGCATCGTCCGCGATGGCGACGAATATGTGATTACAGGACGGAAGTGGTGGTCATCGGGAGCCGGCGATCCGCGATGCAAAATCGCGATTGTCATGGGAAAAACGAATCCAGACGCGCCGAGGCATGAACAGCAATCGATGATTCTTGTGCCGCTTGATACACCGGGAGTGAAAATAGAGCGGATGCTTTCCGTGTTTGGATATGATCATGGGCCGCACGGCCATGCGGAAATTACGTATGACCATGTTCGTGTGCCGAAAGAAAACATTATTTGGGAGGAAGGAAAAGGGTTTGCCATTGCGCAAGGACGTCTTGGCCCAGGGCGCATCCACCATTGCATGCGTCTGATCGGAGCGGCGGAGAGGGCGCTTGAGTTAATGTGCCAGCGCGTGCAAAAGCGGGTGGCGTTCGGGAGGACGCTGGCGGAACAAGGGGTTATCCGTGATTGGATTGCCCAGTCGCGCGTTGAGATTGAGCAAGCACGGCTGCTGACATTAAAAGCGGCGTATATGATGGATAAATTTGGTAACAAAGCAGCGAAAAAAGAAATTGCGATGATTAAAGTAGTCGCGCCAAATGTTGCGTTAAAAGTGATCGACCGTGCGATTCAGGCGTTTGGCGCGGCGGGAATCAGCGACGATTTCCCGCTTGCGGCACACTGGGCGAATGCGCGCACGTTACGTCTGGCCGATGGACCGGATGAGGTGCATAAAGAGCAGATCGCTAAGTTAGAATTGCGGCAATA
Protein-coding regions in this window:
- the odhB gene encoding 2-oxoglutarate dehydrogenase complex dihydrolipoyllysine-residue succinyltransferase, producing MAEVKVPELAESITEGTIAQWLKKPGEYVEKGESICELETDKVNVEIMAEESGVLQQILAREGDTVAVGQAIAVIGEGQAAQPAAQEAASKATPEAAQEAAAVSTEEKQEQPVAAGTHPAQRPVASPAARKIAREKGIDLTQVPTVDPLGRVRKQDVESFAQQQSRPQAAPAAPVPQPQQPAPSVAKQDDGKPVVREKMSRRRQTIAKRLLEVTQSTAMLTTFNEIDMSAVIALRKRKKEKFFEEHDVRLGFMSFFVKAAVAALKKYPYVNAEIQGDEIILKKYYDIGVAVSTDEGLVVPVVRDCDRKNFAEIERDIAELAEKARNNKLSLSDLQGGTFTITNGGVFGSLFSTPLLNGPQVGILGMHAIKLRPVAIDEERIENRPMMYVALSYDHRIIDGKEAVGFLKTIKDLIENPEDLLLES
- a CDS encoding SDR family oxidoreductase, whose translation is MELRLSGKAALVVASSQGLGKAIARQLVLEGANVMITSRNEEKLQEVEQELRGLNKGKVAYVQADITKAEDIRRLVQKTVDTYGTIDLLVNNAGGPPAGTFETISDEDWYYAFELNLLSYIRIIREALPYLKKKGGKIVNIASSSIKVPIPGLILSNTFRTGIVGLTKTLAAEFAPYNILVNTVAPGRIATERVAFLDKINAEKLGISQEEMEERMKSAIPLNRYGTPEEFANAVVFLLSEANSYITGQSLIVDGGMVRAI
- a CDS encoding NAD(P)-dependent oxidoreductase, yielding MKTIGFIGLGVMGKSMARNLLKAGYPLLVNTRTKEKANDLIAEGAVWKETVAQLAKEADVVITMVGYPKDVEEVYFGEEGILANVKEGTYVIDMTTSTPSLAEKIYKAAKERNVYALDAPVSGGDIGAKEGKLTIMVGGDEEVFSACKPILERLGTNIVHQGKAGAGQHTKMCNQIAIASNMIGVCEALAYAKRSGLDPLKVLESISQGAAGSWSLSNLAPRMLAGDFQPGFYVKHFIKDMKIALEEAEKMNLQLPGLALAKSMYEELAKAGEENSGTQALYKRYIQE
- a CDS encoding acyl-CoA dehydrogenase, with protein sequence MDFSYSPKVKELSKKLSAFMEEYIYPNEKVYEAQLNAQESRWSAIPPIIEELKAKAKKAGLWNLFLPDSEYGAGLTNLEYAPLCEMMGRSLIAPEVFNCNAPDTGNMEVLVRYGTEEQKKKWLIPLLNGEIRSCFSMTEPDVASSDATNIRASIVRDGDEYVITGRKWWSSGAGDPRCKIAIVMGKTNPDAPRHEQQSMILVPLDTPGVKIERMLSVFGYDHGPHGHAEITYDHVRVPKENIIWEEGKGFAIAQGRLGPGRIHHCMRLIGAAERALELMCQRVQKRVAFGRTLAEQGVIRDWIAQSRVEIEQARLLTLKAAYMMDKFGNKAAKKEIAMIKVVAPNVALKVIDRAIQAFGAAGISDDFPLAAHWANARTLRLADGPDEVHKEQIAKLELRQYQ